The DNA window TGACAAGGCGAGTCACAGGACTACCATggaaatttttatagttaaatcTGAATGCACAAAGGTGTATGAgtatttgtttgtaaataatttGACTTAGATCAAATATGAGATTTAACAAGGGAGCGAATCcggcatatatatacataaagtaCGAATCAAGTTCATTTAACGATACGATAGGGCGAAAAACGCAAGAAGTTTctgttcagaaaaaaaaatgatggcaCAAGAAGTTCGCAGGGACAGTGGAAAGCCCCAGTTATTGTTCGTGCTGTGGACTCTACCATTCATCAGGCAAACAGATCGATGCCCCAGAACTTGGCAGGCTGGTTGGTGCGGTAATTCCGATCGATGGATTTCATCTTCTCCATGTCCTCGTCGGAGATGGTGAAATCAAACACCGCAAAGTTCTCCTGCAGCCTCTCCTCCTTGGATGTCTTGGGGATGACCACCGTGTTCCTCTGGAGCCCCCACCGGAGGACGAACTGGGCCGGTGTCTTGCCATATTTCTCAGCCAGAGACTGCACCAGCagattaagttcagaaattatCGTCAGGTTTTCAGAATGCTTTGACACTGAATGCAATGCTGTGCAATTAATGGAACAGTAGTGGGGACGATGAACTGGACATTTGGGATGGCATACAATACAACCTTGATGACAGGATCGTCGAGGCATGAGACGGAGCCAAACCACTCGGTATTGGCAGTGGAGCCACCAAGGGGTGTATGTGCAGTGACACAGATCCCATGTTTCTGGCAGAACTTGACGAGACAGTCACGCTGGAAGTAGGGGTGTACTTCGATTTGATTCACTGCCGGCTTTATCTTGGCATAAGCCAAACAGTCTCTGGTAAGGAATATGTCATAGTTGCTGCATGAATAATAATTCACTAATTAGAAGTTTGAGAAGTTGACTTCCCATGGCTATGGCATGACATGCCACCACAGGAAGCAGCAGAATGAAATTGCGAGATCTATAGCTCCCTTCAGGTTCTTCTTCTGAATGTAGATAGCTCAAGTGATTGGAATTATCTCCTAGGCTTATTATAGCTAGTAGTTACTAGAAATAATGGAATTAATAAAGAGAAAGTTACAGCTTATAGAGATAAACAATATGATGCAGATTATCAAGCTTAACAGTATGTGACAATTAGGAGCTCCAATGGAGAGCAGCCAAATATCTGATAAGGGTTGGACAACAAAAGCTGTGACAATTATCAGAACTGGGACAGAGGACACTGTGTGAAGTGACAAAAACAGGGATTATAACATATCCTCTGTACATATAAGTATAACATGAGAAGGCAATAATACTTATTGTATTTGTTCATGTAGACAGCATGGAACTAGGAAgtaggaaaaaacaaatattccaAAAGATGCATCCAATACTAAATAATCAAAACTATGATTATAATTAGAAAACAAATGACAATTTCACCTAATCCCGATGCTGCGAACCAATCCCATCGAAACAAGATCTTCCATTGCATGCCATGTTGTCTCCAATGAGATAGTGGTATCAATGTCTAGCACACCATCATCACCAAGAGCACTGGCAGTTGTGCCAACTCCTGTAGGCAATATAAATTTTCACATCGTCAGTCAcctaatgaaaaaataaatgttcttCCTCTATATATAACAGAGAAATAAGAATAAAGGTTGTACCAGTATGTCGAGTAGCTACTGGGAAGTGGACAAGGTAGAGATCTAGATAATCTAGCTGCAACTTTTTCAAGCTATCCTTGCATGCTTCAATCACATGCCCATGATCTGAGTTCCACAACTGCAACCAGAATAATGGCACAGAACCCTCAAtcacacaataaaataaatgcgTAGAAAAAGAAGAGTGCACTAGAATGAAAAAAAGGGGGGGCTAATTAATTGCCCAACAGCACACTTGTTAAGTGATCGTTGTTAAACAACAGCATAGTAGTTTCATCCAGGATGATAGCAGCGCTCATGCCTACTCTAACCATGCTAACCACTAGTATAAGTAGGACTTGATTTATAGCATTGTAGATCTATTTCCAAAGAGGCACTAGAAGCTTACTTGTACTCtatccgtcccaaaataagtgcactacttcaaatttgaattagaaGGCTGcgcttattttaggacggaggtagtagatgAATAATTTCCGAGGCAAGAAAGTAGTAATAGTTTCAAGGTTTTAAAAGATGACAGTAGTGTTTTCCAATCTCAATAACCTTGGTTGTGATGAAAAGATCCTCCCTCTTGACAAGTCCAGTTTGGAATGCCTCTGCAAGTGCATCACCAACTTCAGCCTCGTTTTGGTAGTCAGCTGCAGAACCACCAAGCAAACACAGTTAGCAAAATCTCCCAAAAGAATTGtaaccatgatttttttcccgGACAATTGGAATCATCATTCATATTCCCTATCAATTAGAACATACAATTCCACCcccaaaaaaattggaaaaatacCTCAAAAATCTGCTATTTATCCTGACAAACTAAACTGCAACTGCATAGTGCATACATATTAACTCATGGTACGATGAACCTGATTCATCTACGTCTCCGCAGAACACGAGACCAAACAAGACAGAATCGCCGATTTTAACTTCCAAAGCGACGCACAAGCACATAGGCATCCTACAGTTAACACAGTAAGCTATTGCAGCTTACAGATTGGCAATCCTGGAACTCGTAGCAACTAGAGGTAGAATCACACGGAGGGAAGGGAAGTGGTATCATGCTAGGTTCTAGGTCGGTGGGCGGGTGGGTGGTTAGGGTTGGTTCTTCGTACCGGCGCAGTCGAAGTGGCGGTAGCCGATGCGGAGGGCGGAGTGGATGAGGCCGCGGATGGCGGAGGGCTCCATCCGCCACACGCCCAGCCCCACCGCCGGCATCTCGTGCCCGGTGCTCAGCTTCAGCGCCGCCATCCgctctgctgctgccgccgcgccgcgcctcgcctcgcctcgctggAGGTGGAGACgataagaagaagagaagaagaagagtgcGTCCCTCTTATTCTGATGTGATGCACCACCGCTCACGATTCAGTCATATTGTACCGTGATATTCTCGGTAACATTATttactgatatatatatatagactctGTACGTGTCAATGAAGTAATGTCATGGGGCAATGTTATTAAATCGGAGTCTATCTATTGGCGTCGTCTTTGGATCAGCTTGGCAcatgattttattaatttagaaTCAGCTTTAACTTAATTAAACGATGGTTTATTTTAAGCTTAGATCTAGTTATTAAGTTAAACCTCCATGTCTATTGGCACGACGATAACGTGactcttctttcctttttcatcTTTCGTCGGttcatcggcttgatttagtccATAGgtaatttaagattaattctAATTTACTTGAATAAGctggatttttatttataacattaatttagtttaactcacaatttaatttattgagTTAAATTAGACGACCTAATGCGTCTCCAAGTCTATTAGCACTTTCAGTCTTTTGGATCGGTTCGATCGCTCCTATCATTTCGCTTTTTAGAGAAACAAGCGAAAACACgtttttataaatgaaaaacaatttgtaggtagaacttttatataagcgtccatagcgactcaaaagcaaaatgCACAAAACAAACcacaatgaaaaaaccacaaaatcagtCCAAAATTaggttctaaaatttaaattttagcttataagcagctGCAACAAAGATAGAGCCTATAATTTAGTATCTGCTCaattgaattaaataaattgttttttaattaattaagtttattGAGTTAAACTAGAGTCATTATTATGATTGGCTCaattgaattaaataaattcctttttaattaattaagttcgTTGAGTTAAACCAGAGTCATTATTGATGTCTGCTGCAACTCCAAGTCTATTGGCATCTTCACGGGATATCTTTACGAGATGCTGTGATGACAAAAGTTGATGGCCATTGCTGAGCAAcaattttgtagataactcCTAATTTCTAGTAGGTATCGCAAATCCACTCCAATTGAAGAGAAATTTGGATCAAGTACAAATTGATTCCAAGTTTTCAAATATTAGAAACccaattgctttttttttttcctgaatggAGGTTTGCTAGGCTTCTGTCATACATCAGTAATGTGTAAGAAAGCAATTAGAGGATATAGTGTGATGTCATACAGCAGTAATGTGAAAGTAAAGAACTGAGGAGATAATGTGATACATTCCATTGGAGATTGGTGTGAACAACAGAAGGGAAGTAACACCCAGCAAGTGAAATGCTAAATGATGATCTGGATTCTATGCCCTCCAATTTTTCAGAAATGAGAAATGTATCCACACAGAACCAACAGCTAATAAACATGAGCTGATAAACGAAACAACGATCGCACCGATTCATcgttgaaggaaaaaaaaacatacaaaatCTGGCAAACCCTGTTTTCCTGAATacatctgatttttttcttccacgCTGTTAGTGCCACAGCATGTCCTCCCTCGGGTCAGAGACATGTCAAAATCTTACACCTGAACTACTATGTTTATATGTGCTTTGGTACACCAAGCCTCATGGAATATTTTCTTCGGCATGtcaaacacaaaataaatgaactCTTTGTGCGTTTCTTCTCACTTGCCGCGCTTCAAATCAAACACAACACAGGCGTCTGCGGCTGTTTTCATCTGCACTCAGGGAAGATGCATGATTGTTACATAACAACTTCTTATTGAAGTATCTGCATTAGTACTGCTAGAATCATATAGATACACATTCTAAAGAAGACTAAAGGTACATAAAAACACTTGTTGTAGGCTTCAAGTAACATACTGATCCTACAAATATTAACTGGACTAGCTATCCCCTAAAATATATGTGCCAATCACTGCATCAACACCTTTTTTTCACTTCTCTTCTAGATCAAACCAATTTAGTGTCATAATTACAACTCAATACCATAGAAAGCGCctgcaaaaaattttaaagttgttttatGGATACCTGTATGACATTGATAACTTGTTTCAACGCCCAACCAATTAAAGTTGAAACAAACACAAAGACAATGAGAGGACTTTGCTTCATAAGGCCTCTGCATACCTGTTGCATAcagaaaatagtaaaatactaGGTATTAAGCAGTAAGTCAATTAATTGGATAGGTAACTGCGGATATGACGTCTTCTTACATTAAGCAAGCTTGTTGACTTCTCATCAGCATACAGAAAGAGAATTATGTATAGAACCTGTAATTGGAAGCTTTCTATGTTAGGAGGTGAAACATGCAGTCTAGTCAGCAGCGTAAAAGGGTGCTGCCGTGCTGGACATGCTGAGATGTGACTCATTGACTATATTAAATAACTGTTCAATGCTAGTACCATGTGCAGATGCAAGATAAGCTCGTTGGGTGATACATTGGTTTTGTGCACATCAAGATATCCTATACCTATGCCTCAAAACCCATCTACTCGATTCATGCCCATGTTCAGCTAAACTAGATGAAAACCATCCAACACAGCACTCAACACATACTCCTGCATGCAAGTAGCCAAACACCCATGCAGATACTgtcaaatatagaaaaatcatgTACCTCGGAAGCAACACAGCAGAAGGCCATGAACGGTCGATGTCCATAATATAATTTCAGAAGCCAATTGCCTGTGTCCTTTACATCCTTATGGCTAGTCTTCCCTGATAAGAAAGAACTAGTACAAAACACCATCAAGTAGTTAGCAACATGTAGAAGTAACTAGAGATGcatcacaaaactatacaGCATAACTCTTggctatagaaaaaaatgcaacatgaaaaaaaaaatcattcggTTTTCTTGACCAATAGGCTAGTAACTGATTACATTTATTATGTTCCCTTCCAGAAGAGCATGCGCCTACTAGGTGAAGAAAACTATGAAGTGGCACTAACTGAAAAAATGGTAGAGAAAACTAACCTGTACATTTGAAACCAATGGCTTGTAATATCCAACCCAAGCAGGATCAAGAAAACTAAGCCAGGTCTGTAGAGAAACTTGCAAACACAGTTTGTATCAGGTATCGAGATACaaagtacaaaatttaaagtgTTTTCTACTTTCATTTACCTGTAAAACTGGGAGAGAAGTGCCAACAAACAGGCAGTGCTAACCCTGAGGAATGTGAACCGTGAAATTATTTCAGGCTGCAGAATGTATTCACCCTGGATATACAGAGTCGAATTATTTACTTGAGGAGTACCTATCTGTTACCATGTCCAGCACAGCTCCAAATGTTGATGCTGATAGAATAACATTAACAGATCAGATATAATATTAAGGagtatttcaataaaaaaagttcatgATATAATATACTCTTCACACAAATTAAGTACTGCTACAAAGTATCAAGGCAGCagacaaaaaactaaaaaaaaaaaatcttttctgCAGAAGGACAAACTACATGAATACATGACTTTGAACACATAAAGGAATGATTATTAGTCATTACCTTGGTTAAATTTTCGTGCAAACCAACCATCCAGGCCATCGCAGAAAAAGCTGATAGATTTGGAAGATGTTAGTTCCAACATTCCATAGATATTCAAATTGCATAAGGCAAGTTGTCCAAGGATAAATGTATAACACTCACCTGAAGAAGTAGAGGATAGCAAAGAGCACCCTATTGGAGTAACACACGGCAAAAGCAATGAAGTTTATGATAATCCTGAAATATCCTGCATGATAGCAAGATGCCAATTGcaatttttaaggaaaaatcgTCCATTGCATCTATTCAATAATATATGCGATGCATTAAGTTATCTCCAATTATTTTGCTTCTAGTTCTCTCAGGTTGCCATtcttatctataattttatttttaatagcaTAGTGTATTAAACAAGAAATAATACAGAAGCTCACCAATGATATTAGGAATGTAAAGATAGACTGACGGCGTTTTCTCTGAGGAAGGTTGAGCCATTGGAGATCAGTAGTTTTTACTTGCTACTAGAAGCCTGAAATCTCCTCACTTAAATTGCTGGCAGTAGTGTCTATATAGGAATTCCTGGAGAAATAATAATTGCCTCAGTTTATAAACAAGGCAACAAGCAACAATTTTTAAGGAAAACCATAAAAACTTCCGACGTCACAGCCAGTGGCGGATCTCGCGTGGGACACGGGGGGTTCAGTTTTTGGGAACAAAAATACCGCTATTAGTATTAACATTAAGGCAAATCAAGAGAGGAACTTGCAGATCTGGAGGAGACCCTAGGGTTCATGACGCAAATTccagaggagaagaagaaaagttgCATGGATAGAGAGATGAGAAAGGGGATATGTCTGCGCAACGGACGGATTCTCACCGGTGAGGACGCAGCGGAAACGGcaggacggcggtggcggccggcgagctcgcgcgaggaggaggaggaggaggagacggagaCGACAGCGACGCCGAGGAGGGGACGAGACGTGAGCCGAGCTTTTGGGCCCAGCCTTGATTTGGTCCTCGTTTTACGAAGGCTTTCTTGGCCCATCTTTTTTGCGGGCAGAGCAAGTGTTTTTGGGCCCGTCCGATTTAaagtttgggttttttttaatatcttttttgctttttcagtGCATATCCCCTTGTGAAttttggccttgtttagtttaaaaaagattttgcaaaaacatcatatcaaaactttaaacacacatttaaagtattaaacatagtctaattacaaaataaatttcagattccgcctggaaactaggggtggataacgagctggctcggctcggctcgttatagtAACGAGTTAAAAACCCAACTTGGCTTGGCTTgttacaaagctcgagctggctcgttaggctcgcgagccatgcatgaaaagttaatttaaacaatttttaatagattatataagcaaattttcagttcaaacatgcaaatcatatgagattgtatctaaatattaaagtttgaactaaCAAATCACCTGGTGaacctataaaatattgaaCACATGTTTTCCGGGGTAGAATCAATGAATGCCGACGAATCGCgtatctttggtctagctcgttaggctcgggAGCagctaacgagctaaaaatgctagctcggctcattagaaaaataaaatgagccgagtttgtcacgagtcgagcgagctaacgagccacgagctttctgtccacccctactggaaaccgtgagacgaatctttcgagcctaattaatccatcattagcgcatgttggttactgtagcacttatggctaatcacgtaataattaggctcaaaagattcgtctcacgatttctcacataactgtgcaattagttttttattttgtctatGTTTAGTACTCTATTTAGACGCCgaagattcgatgtgacgtttttagtgaaaatttttgggaactaaacaacccctttcATTGCTTTCCGATTATAATGCAATGATTTGGTGAAGAAatttagaaagaaaatgatatgATCCCGTATGATTTCAGAGAATCCTAATAATGGTCTTAGATTATTCCGTCATAATGCACGAGTATTTATCTAGTATAGAGaaagtaaaagaaacaaaaggttAGGAGTAAGAGACTGACTAGGAAACGGGAGTCGCCGGCCGAAGATggatcgatttttttttattggaggCTGCTTGTAGGGGCATTTAACTTATTTGCTACTTCTAAGATTGAATGATAACCTATTTATCACTTATTATCTATGATATATGGGTACTCATATGTCTGTAACATGTGGATCCAGTGATAAATCAGTTATCATCACTTAtaaaagtgacaaaaagttattATTCCGGCAGTCATCCCGTTTGATGCTGGGTAGATTGGAAAGAAGAAGCAGTAGTCGATACATATCCTCTCTCAGGCCGAATACTTGTGATGTTTTTTCGAGGATATGTTTCCTACCGAATAACTTTCATTGTGaagtatatatagaaatatagatagatattATATGGTTTTATGCAGAATCGAAATATCAAGACCAACCATATCaatcaaaaaaaactaagcaaacaactttttttattGGAAATAAAAGGAAACTAACTTTTATcgtatataataaatttatctgttaTTAATAGTAAGCCCAAGAAAAATtcgtatataataattttcaCCCTGCATGCGCGGGTGCATACGTTGGGCCAGGACGGGAGCGAATCGCGAATCTCCATTAGGCCACCTCTAACGTAGGCGCTTAGGGGATTgcttatgtaaaaaaaacccGGTTGATAGGGCGCTTCTCAAATGGAGTCGCTGCTTCGTGCGGTGTCGATGCCTCAACAGGCGCTAAACTCGTCACCAACAAATTTTGAAAGCTTGCGCTAGCATCAACGCCTGCCGCAGCAAACAAGTCAACCGGATAGTAAATCACGCAACAAATCACACAACAAACCAATATCCTAGGGCAATCCAACAAACTTGCAGCAAATCATGCAGCAAACCAACAACCCTGCAAATTAGCCGTAAAACTAAGAGTTCAACGAATAATCACAACGTTcagtaaatttaaaatcattcCTAAAAGCCAAAGGAACAACCCCATATCAATAATTCTCTAACAACGTTTGGTAGCTACTCACGCACTTCACTTCAGAAAGCGCCATCTCCATGGAGTCCTATACTGACACTAGCTTCATGAATTTGTTGGGCTCTCATTCAACAAATGAGATACCAGATATATGTTCATAGCAGCAAGAATTTGTTACCCCTCTCCTACAAAATTAGAAGGTATCATCAGCTTCACCAAGCACCCAACGAAGCAGCAAGCGACTTCGAACATCATCTATTCCAGCTCCAATAGCTCAACAGCCTTCTTGCCTTCCGCCCAAAGCTCGGTGACAGCCATCTTGCCGTCCGCCCACGCCGCCACGCAAACCGAGTCATCCTGcccaaaaaccaaaatcacaCCATGGCCCCAAGTCCCCAACGAAGCAGCAAACAGAACTATCAAACTCACGTAGACGAGGCCATAGACCCCTGCCCATCTGCTAGCCGCCGGTCTTGGCAGCAACGGCTGCATACTGTAGCACCATCATTCTTGACTCCGGTCGACGGTGGTGAGTGCACAGTAAGATGTGTAACGAAGTAGGGGAAGTAAATCTACTCGTGAGGAAGAAGTGTTAGCACTGGATCCACAGGAGAAGGGGAGGACAAGATAAGCCAGAAAGAAGATAAGGTAGCATACTACTCGAGGTGAGCTACAAATAGCTctgttgtttgatattttatttttctttgactaGCGTAGCAGTGAACAGTTGTCTGGTGCTTGACTGCAGATGGATTGGAACGTTATGGTGCTTGTATGGGTGCTATACACAAATCTTCAACATTTTAAGCACCCATTTTATTATATTGCATTGGACCATTAGACTCTACAACATGGTGCTTAACTTAATTAGCTTTTTAGCATGTGTTTAAGCACCCAAGcgttgaagatgctcttaggTCATTCCTGCTCAGCCTGGCTGTGAAGACCTTTTTGCCTCactcactttgttttttttcccttcacTCACTTTGTGacaagagattttttttaacatttatatgAGGTTggattatttgatatttttacacACCGTTATTGACCAACTGTCATGGATTTagatggtctcacatgtcataatCACGAGTATCAATATTaataatttcattaaaaaatgtctaaacattaaatttatccATTGCGACTGACTGATATGATGCATGATAATGTTTAGTTTGCACTTGACATaagcaaaccaaacaaacatcTTCATAAGAAGGTCTTGTCACTGAATATAATTCAGAAAGTGTAATCCGTCGACCCATCCATCCGGCCGGCACATATTGATGCCCCAAAAAGCTAATCCAAGAGATGAATGACTTGTCGATCCTCATTTGTAAGTTGACTAACATGAGACTATTAATCTCAACAGAGATGATAATAAGGAGGAGGACGGAGCAGCAGATCGGGGCAATGGGGGAgggctcgacgacgacgacgacaacgacaaggacgaggaggagcagcagatGCATGCCGCCATGGCCGGAGGTACGTAGCTCTCTAGCTGATCCCgtgccagcggcggcgggcgcgcgtGTAGGATAAGGAGATCGACACGAGAGAcgcgcgccgcgcgcacgTGAAGGAACAGGAACCGACCACCCGTGATCGACCGAGTTGAAGGCGTAATTGGCGACGGCCGCATCGATGGGAGCTCAAAACTCCAGACGCTGGATGAGAGGCTGAATTCACGCTGCGATTGCATGCACGCGACATCCAAATCAATGTCGTCGTCATCGATCGGGCGGGTGTTTTATGGtagagcattttttctatcATGAGAAGATAATACGAGGTATCACTgttatctatataaaatttagtaactcttgttatcttagatactagaagataccaaattttacatacaaaACAGTGATATCTCTGGGTATCTACTCAAGGATAAGAAAATTGCTCTTTATGAAAacaccaaacgatatatttgtaaataaaaaataatttataataaatattttatacatattcttaataaTTTAGAAGATAAGATTGAAAGTAAactatagtaaaaatatataaaattaactttaaattaaaatttaaagttaacaatttaaacttttagctTAAGCATAAACAATAAGACGTGAGTGACGACAGTAGAACAACAAAACATAAAGCAATAAGACGTTAGTGCACTGATCGTTGCATTGACTTCGGCTCTAGCTAGACAGGGACGGACGCGAGCATTTTTGGAGACTTAAAAGAACAAGAGGACAAAGAAAATGTCCGCCACACAGCAAGACAAATATCAGTGAATCAAGCCGAGGATGCATGCAGAGTTTTATCTTCTCACAAGTTTGTTAATTGCTCTTGTAATCACTCCATGTTTCTTGGCTCTTGTAATCACTCCATGTTTCTTGGCTCTTGTAATCACTCCATGTTTCTTGGATACGCCAAACTACAACTTGTACTTGAAGTAATACATGCTTCAGCATTCAACTAATTATAAGCTTGTTCTCCGTATACTTGTAAGGACGTGTACATATAATGATtattactccatccgttttatattgtaaaatttatatggatactaattaatctagatatttatataaattatatgcattcatcgatagataaatttagataagactagaaagtcttacaatatgaaacggactCATTAATAGAGATTTTTAGCCTTTCTAATTATGAATATTTGCtgatataaaaaaagacaGAAGAGAGGATTGATAAATATCGTTGCTACGGTTAGCAACAACTCAATATCTATAAATAGAAACATTGCTGTTCAATGGTgggaaaataaaatgacactccatatttttcatattacaaaaatttttagacttATCTAGATTTAATACATCGATTAATGTATACACACTAGCATTTATACACTCTAAACAAAGCTacaaagtcttatattatattgtgaaata is part of the Oryza brachyantha chromosome 2, ObraRS2, whole genome shotgun sequence genome and encodes:
- the LOC102714804 gene encoding probable CDP-diacylglycerol--inositol 3-phosphatidyltransferase 2 gives rise to the protein MAQPSSEKTPSVYLYIPNIIGYFRIIINFIAFAVCYSNRVLFAILYFFSFFCDGLDGWFARKFNQASTFGAVLDMVTDRVSTACLLALLSQFYRPGLVFLILLGLDITSHWFQMYSSFLSGKTSHKDVKDTGNWLLKLYYGHRPFMAFCCVASEVLYIILFLYADEKSTSLLNVCRGLMKQSPLIVFVFVSTLIGWALKQVINVIQMKTAADACVVFDLKRGK
- the LOC102713798 gene encoding NADP-dependent D-sorbitol-6-phosphate dehydrogenase-like, whose amino-acid sequence is IVSGGASHQNKRDALFFFSSSYRLHLQRGEARRGAAAAAERMAALKLSTGHEMPAVGLGVWRMEPSAIRGLIHSALRIGYRHFDCAADYQNEAEVGDALAEAFQTGLVKREDLFITTKLWNSDHGHVIEACKDSLKKLQLDYLDLYLVHFPVATRHTGVGTTASALGDDGVLDIDTTISLETTWHAMEDLVSMGLVRSIGISNYDIFLTRDCLAYAKIKPAVNQIEVHPYFQRDCLVKFCQKHGICVTAHTPLGGSTANTEWFGSVSCLDDPVIKSLAEKYGKTPAQFVLRWGLQRNTVVIPKTSKEERLQENFAVFDFTISDEDMEKMKSIDRNYRTNQPAKFWGIDLFA